The following is a genomic window from Sebastes fasciatus isolate fSebFas1 chromosome 15, fSebFas1.pri, whole genome shotgun sequence.
TGTCTTCAAGGGAGTAAACACATGCAGCTCAGTAAACCCTTCATTTCAAAGTGGTAATATATTCATTTTGCAACTGGGGCTCTTTTGATATCGTCTGTGCTCACATGTTTTTGTCTGTAGCCTGATAATTAGGAGCCCATGCTTTGGCGTAGCCCAGATTGTCAGGCTGCATTAGTTTCGGGGCTGCACAGAGGACAACAAAAGGGACTGCCCCTTCACAGCACATCCACCAggacttatttatttaactgcACCATCCTTTCTGTGACATGGttacgttgtgtgtgtgtggctataGTGTGAGCTGAAAATTCCTCTGTTGTCACATCCAATCCCATCGGAGCGCAGCAAAGCATTTGTTTCAGCCTTGTGGGTCTTTTTCCCAGTGTCTGGGTGCTAACGCCATACAAACAGATTCAAAATGCCCTCAATCTCAACACACCAACTTTGTCAAGTAGCTGCCCAGAGTGGCTGCCCTCAAGTCTCTTTATTGTTACAGATGCCTTACGCAACTGCTGGTGAGTTTATCTGTGCTGGAACGTAGAATGGgttgatagagagagagagagagagagaaagagggggcgTGTTGCCTAACAGTCAACAGGATTACTGGCAGTTCACCTCTCTTCACAGTTTGTAGTGGCCCTGAGTGCTTCCCACATCTGCACAGTAGCTATTTGTACAGTGAATCAGTGAGTGTAAGATTATGATGGTGTTGCCAGGGTGATGGCTGATGGGACCTATACGATGGTAGTACACTAAGAGGATTATACATTGGTTTGCTTTAGCAGTACATCAAGCGCATTCATGTCATTGACCTGAACTTGGCTCAACAGCTGTGCCCATCACTGTTGCATACGGCTTGGATCCATAGACATTTGAGTCTATTAGATACAAAATAATCTGAAGCTCAAGAGTGTGGGCCTGCACGTCAGCCCCCCACTTCCTTATGTCCCAGTATGGGTGTGTAGTGTTTATGCCATTGTACTGCGGTATGATGTATTGTTAATGACTGAGTAGGAAGGACAGCAGAAGGGAAGGGTGGTGGGACGTTTTAGAGGAAGCGAAGGGAGGGACGGGACGCCCTGACCTGTTGGGTCTTCTGTCAGTCAGTCTGCATCCTCCAGAGCTAACCCTAAGGGCTGCTATTTTAAATCTTCCCCCCTCATCCAGCCCAGCAGCTGGACCCAGCCTATTTATAGCACCACCGCTGCCCTGGGAGAAGCAGGGCTagagagcagcaggaggaggagctcagTATGTGGAAGTATAAACTCTGACTTGTACACagcacaataaaaatattagcatcagaagtgtgcttgtgtgtggtACTGTGTTTACgcgtgtgtatttgtgtatgcaCATGAGACAGTGTGTGCTTGTTGGTGGATTTGCACGACTTAAAGACATAAAGTCAACAAATGTGAATACTTgaccttgacttctgacctgaTGATTTGAAATAACATCCCTATCAAGTCCGTGTCttcctgttttgcaagtcaTATGTAATATGAGCATCCTCAACGTTTCCCAGCAGCTCTGTAACAAATTATTCAGTGAGATGTTGAGCGATATTTTACAGCAGAGCACACACTAATTCACAGTCAACATCTGTCGTTTTTGAATTCTTAATCGTAGTTAAAAACACCAATTGTATCATTGTAATTAGTATTATTTCAGTTTTGCATGTGTGTTGAATACCACAGTGAGCtgtttgaaatatttattttatatatttatcatggAAGACTTTTGTCAACCTACTGTAGCGTAGCTTAAGCTATTTAAATTGTGGAGAGGGTAgcttgcacatacagtatattgttcatattttatgtgtttgttttcatgacacTAATTTGTCAGGGGAGATGCAGGATTAGAGATTGCAGAGCAGAGAAAGCTCTTTGCCTGCATGATTTAGAACAGACTCTGGTTGTGATACTGTGGTTTTTTTGGGGTCTGAACAATCCCCCTTTGTCCCACACTGGGTACAAGTACCCTCTGTTACTGCTGCCTCACTGATCTTCACAGCCGAGCAGCCAGTCGGACTGTGCTGCCCTCACAGTGCCACAGCCCCGCTTTCCTGGCAGCAGCGCCAGCTGAAGCGTGATCTTGTTTAACTGGATGTTTTCATTAATCAAACAGCTCAGACAGATTAGATTTGATCGTGTGACACAGAGACTGCTGTCATTCTTTCTCATAAGCTTCCTGTGTGTAACCTCACTGAgttctctctcttcttgtcGATCTCTGCAGATGACCCCATGTCTGGCCTGTTTAGGAAGCCTAtgaatgatgatggtgatgtctACACTTCCCTGATGTCAAATCAGAGCTTCACATCGGATCGAGAAGCCTCCTACCTGTCGGACGACCTGAAGCCGTCCAAGCCGACCTCTGGCCTGGATCAATTCTCCAGCGACAACTATAGCTTCAGTTCCAGCACCAAGACGACTTCCAGCCTGGTTGATGACATGCCAAAATCTCTGTTTGGCTCAGATAAGACAGAATCCTACAACTACATGGACATCAGCCACGGGGATGAATGTCGCGACCAGGGCAGCCTGGTGGACATGGGCTTGACTGGTGGTGACTCACTGGGCAGCTACATGGATAAAAACCTCGgaagagatgaggaggaagaggaaaaccTGGGTCCAGCACTGGGCTCCCACTCTTTCCCCTACGTGGAGGAGCCGTCTGATGAAGAGCTGTCAGACTACCGCTCCTACCGAAACCTGGGTGGCACCCCGCAAACCGCCAGCCCGGTGAAGATCACCTTGACCGAGTCCCAGCCTCCAGCTGCCAAGACTGAGCCGCAACAACTTCCCCCTCCAGCCAGCGCGTCTGAGCGTGAAAACGTCCTCAGTGTGGGTTTACAGGGGGTTCCCACCGTGACGCTATCGGAGCCAGAGGATGACAGCCCTGCCTCCACTCCCAATGCTTCACCGACACGTAGGCAcagcacgcacacaaacactgacatcagtatatattatagtataatacATTTTCTGAAAAATCAATTAAGAAACAGTTTATGGATAAAATAACCAGATGGGAATGCATGTTGTTGACAAATCAAGAAACTTCATCACATCAGATATATTTCATGTAGATGATAATGCCATAATAAAGGTCATTAGAGTCAATGCTACATCAGAATTTGTAGCCTAACAGTAGAGAAGAAAATAGAGAAAGTCCGCAAACTGACTCAGTAATGCCAGTTACACAACAATAACTATCTATTGTTAACATTAGCTAATATTAGCCACCATacgctactggtcataccagaccaattCAGTTTGTGACTGTATTTCATTGAGCAggttaattgatttttaagaGAAACACTGTGatatttcttctttcaaaagttaCACAGACTAGTTTAGTAACTAGAAACTGTATGTCTGAATTTACAATGTGAATGAAGACTTGAACGCCCTCTCTGCATTTCTTTGTGAACAGAAAAAGAATTCCCTTCCAGTGACATGGTCAAGGCCGACGCGGTGAAGCCTGCACCTTCCAAAAGCAGTCCGAGCACAAAGGCGGGCAGCAGGGAGCATGATGGCAGCAGCGCAGAGTCTGGAGACTCAGAGATTGAGCTGGTGGCTGAGGAGCCGCCAAAGGCCGCTAGCAACCCATTTGCCCAGCCGCCTAAAAGCAAGGGCACATCCAGCCAGCCAAACAACCCCTTTGACAATCCCCCAGTCACCAAGGGTGGTTTCGGCCTAGCAGGCAACCACGCTCCACCCACAGCCTACAGCATtctgagggaggagagagaggccgAGCTCGACAGTGATCTCTTCATTGAGTCTGCGTCTGAAGAGAGCCCAAAGAGAGAGCAGGGCTTCGGCGGCCCCAAAAAGGGAGCCGGCCCTCCCTCTCCCCTGGTTCCCAGCGCCGTCCCTCCCCGTAGTACGGCTGAGGCGGTGCCAGCCGAGCCCCCGATCACAGAACCGGTGAAGACCCCGGTGAAAACAGAGGAGGATCGCCCCAGCAAGCCCAAGCCACCCACTGCAGCCGTGC
Proteins encoded in this region:
- the rtn1a gene encoding reticulon-1a isoform X2: MSAQPGEELGGSDGRWFGDDYERNGLFGNTTTRFDELREDFKPRGGEVAAGDLDQQFHLFQDDGKRPPVAMETASTDDPMSGLFRKPMNDDGDVYTSLMSNQSFTSDREASYLSDDLKPSKPTSGLDQFSSDNYSFSSSTKTTSSLVDDMPKSLFGSDKTESYNYMDISHGDECRDQGSLVDMGLTGGDSLGSYMDKNLGRDEEEEENLGPALGSHSFPYVEEPSDEELSDYRSYRNLGGTPQTASPVKITLTESQPPAAKTEPQQLPPPASASERENVLSVGLQGVPTVTLSEPEDDSPASTPNASPTQKEFPSSDMVKADAVKPAPSKSSPSTKAGSREHDGSSAESGDSEIELVAEEPPKAASNPFAQPPKSKGTSSQPNNPFDNPPVTKGGFGLAGNHAPPTAYSILREEREAELDSDLFIESASEESPKREQGFGGPKKGAGPPSPLVPSAVPPRSTAEAVPAEPPITEPVKTPVKTEEDRPSKPKPPTAAVPPEVRSEKPHQDDMHKHTDEGKGDLGKPAPSIFLQSFAIDLLYWRNVKQSGAVFSSVLLLLFSLTQFSVVSVGAYLALAALSATISFRIYKSVLQAVQKTDEGHPFKAYLEIEIALSQDQISKYADKILLYSNTCMKELRRLFLVQDLVDSLKFAVLMWLLTYVGALFNGLTLLILAVVSMFTMPVVYEKHQAQIDQYVGLIRTQVNSVVGKIQAKIPGAKRKEE
- the rtn1a gene encoding reticulon-1a isoform X1, coding for MSAQPGEELGGSDGRWFGDDYERNGLFGNTTTRFDELREDFKPRGGEVAAGDLDQQFHLFQDDGKRPPVAMETASTDDPMSGLFRKPMNDDGDVYTSLMSNQSFTSDREASYLSDDLKPSKPTSGLDQFSSDNYSFSSSTKTTSSLVDDMPKSLFGSDKTESYNYMDISHGDECRDQGSLVDMGLTGGDSLGSYMDKNLGRDEEEEENLGPALGSHSFPYVEEPSDEELSDYRSYRNLGGTPQTASPVKITLTESQPPAAKTEPQQLPPPASASERENVLSVGLQGVPTVTLSEPEDDSPASTPNASPTQKEFPSSDMVKADAVKPAPSKSSPSTKAGSREHDGSSAESGDSEIELVAEEPPKAASNPFAQPPKSKGTSSQPNNPFDNPPVTKGGFGLAGNHAPPTAYSILREEREAELDSDLFIESASEESPKREQGFGGPKKGAGPPSPLVPSAVPPRSTAEAVPAEPPITEPVKTPVKTEEDRPSKPKPPTAAVPPEVRSEKPHQDDMHKHTDEGKGDLGKPAPSIFLQSFGKEKAIDLLYWRNVKQSGAVFSSVLLLLFSLTQFSVVSVGAYLALAALSATISFRIYKSVLQAVQKTDEGHPFKAYLEIEIALSQDQISKYADKILLYSNTCMKELRRLFLVQDLVDSLKFAVLMWLLTYVGALFNGLTLLILAVVSMFTMPVVYEKHQAQIDQYVGLIRTQVNSVVGKIQAKIPGAKRKEE